The genomic DNA CCCGTCGTAATTCGGCTCGCCAACCCAGTCGGGAATCGGGTCGGTTCGCACGATTTGGAACTTCCACCCGGCGAGATCGGGATGGCAGTTACCCAGTAGTTTCAGTTGCAGCGGCTCCTCGCGGTCGCGCAGCCGAATCCAACCGACAGTCCAATCGAGAGTCCGGTTGTCCAACTCACCTTCGAGAACCCAGTCGGATGGTCGCCATGCCATAATGTCACTCGTTCAAAGAGGTTAATGTGGTCACTCGCCCGCGTTCGTTATTCGCCATGTGGCGTCGGACTGCGCAGCGATTCATCGATTCGGCTTTGCAAATCAGCAGATTGCGAGACGAGTTCGGGATAACGATCCGCAAGCGATTGCAAATTTGATTTGAACGCTCGCCCCGCCGCTTCGCGTCGCCCGTTATCGCTCCGCCGAAACGCAGCAAAGGCCTCGTTGAGTCCCTGGATCTGGTCGCGAGGCGCTTGCGAGAATTCGAGTTCTGAGACGATCTCGGCGACCATAAATGCAAGCTTCAAATGTCCGCTAGGGTCGCCGGGCAGCGGGCCCTCGTCGCGAATCCCCGACCAAGCCGACTCGAACTCCCTGAACTCATGCGACTCTTCCGGCTCCATCTCCCACTCGTTTGAATACTCCCCAAACTCCCGCTGTTGCTCTTCCCACTCGTCGCGCGTATCGCGCATCGAAAATGCAAACTCTTCGTCCAACTCCAAGTGATGCCCGTCGATGCTCTCGAAGCCCACGCCAAACAATCCGTCGGCCATCATCTGACAAATTGGACAATCGCAGTCTCCAACATGCGCATCGGCTTGAACCGTGTCGATCCCTTCGATAGCGATCCCAATTCCTCGCGGTACCCGCCGCCGACTGCATTCGATGATGAAACTTGGGGCGGGACCTTCCTCAAACGAACTGCACAACCAATCGTTTTTTACGCCCCGCAAGAATTCCGTCAGCTCCGCCGCCGCATTTGCGTCGACCGGGCAGGTTCGGTCCCCCGCCTCGCCCAAACACCACAGCCAGGCAGCGTCGATGATTTCGCGACAGTAGTCGAAATAGAGGCACATCTCCTGGCTGCCCATCGGAGCGGTGGCGTAGTCGGTCCAGTCGTCGGGCAGCGCGATCATCGAACCGCCATCTTCAAACCGCAACTGTTGGCTGGACGTCACGCGATCGCTCCACTGCAACGCGCCATGCAACAGCGACCGCGGCATGCGACCGTCCAAGTCCTCGCGTGGTGTCATCAACCAATCGCGGTGAACAGCGACTGTGAATTGATAACGTGCGGGTTCGTTGATGCGAGCATCGCTCTGCCGCCAAGCATCCCCAACAACCACTTCCAACACGCGATCCGCAACATCGCTAAGAAATGGATCGCCGTAAAGCACCTCGCGGTCGACGCGCGGCCTATCGATCGGCGACGTCCGCGGCTGATCCACCGCGTCCAAAGCGAGACCCTCATGCAGTTCCCACCACGGGGGAAGATGAATACTTAGCGGAGCATGTTGTTTGCCCGCTTCGTCGACAGCCATCGCAAAGGCAACATCGCGTGTCACCGCAGCGAACTCACCGCCGATCAAGACCCGCTTGCTCGAAAAATCGATCACCACCCAAGCATCACATGTGCCCAAACTTTCAATCGCTTCGGCTCGATCGGTTTCGCGGAGCGGAAGGGCGGTGGCAAATTCACAAACAGCCGGCGTGCGATAGCGAGGCCACAGACTGAGCGCTTCCTCCCAGCTCGATGGATCATCCGAAATCAACGCGATCAACGTCATCACAGTGTCCGAGTCCAAATCGACCGCCGCCCAAGAACGCGACGGTTCGAGAATAACCACTGTCGCAACTTCTTCTACCTGCGTCATCAGCCACCTCCTTCGTTAAGCAACAAAGCAAAGCCTATCTATAGCACGGCGGCAAACGGCAAACAATCACTTTATCGGAGGGTATGACACTAACACGCTGCTGTAGCGGACCGGGCGGCTTGTGGCTTTCCCAGAGATTGCAATGCAAGTCGAACAATTCAGGGCGTTCACCAGCGCAGCAAACAGATAAATACCGAGCAGGTTCGCATTAGAAAATCACGTTGGTCGCAGGCGTTTCCAGAACTAAGCAAAGCAACCGCTCCCAACCAAGGACCTTATTAACAAGCCTCATCGCATCGCGTCGGTTAGCTGTTGGGGAGATCGATCCAAAACCAGCCGCGCAGATCTCCTTCGTTGAACCCGGTCGCTCGATCGTGTGGGTAAAGCTTGGTTAGTTGTTCTTGGATCGCAGGGGCGATCTGATCTTGAGGCCCGTGACACATCAAGCACTTGCCCTGCAATTTGATCGGGAGCAGCGCGGCGGAGTGTCCGTTGTCCAGCACAACAAACGTCGGCGTGTCGATTTTGTCTCGGACCAAATCTTCTGCCCAGCTGGGCGCTACGTTGTTCGTGTTCCGCAACCGAACGCCCGTGCGGCCGATTCGCAGACCTTGCTCCTGTCCAACTCGCTCCGC from Rosistilla oblonga includes the following:
- a CDS encoding c-type heme family protein; this translates as MNLRCRKPIAAGLFGMVMMLAVGCSSNNNAATEGNGDEQVAAAIVAGQIPNDAAKEKMLAAKEALFTTLSGRLMEAINRQGPAAAIAVCQKEAPKIAERVGQEQGLRIGRTGVRLRNTNNVAPSWAEDLVRDKIDTPTFVVLDNGHSAALLPIKLQGKCLMCHGPQDQIAPAIQEQLTKLYPHDRATGFNEGDLRGWFWIDLPNS